A genomic window from Triticum urartu cultivar G1812 chromosome 7, Tu2.1, whole genome shotgun sequence includes:
- the LOC125518485 gene encoding uncharacterized protein LOC125518485, giving the protein MQAWEIAHTRKDPKPGEPKYYGKKTAGRKKAYSEAYLKLHPDTPDPIAAPLEDMAVVRMGPKEHGREAVLDAVITPSISYTQLRRIDPSLSQRTSQPVTSTQSLFQEQQSAYLEYTRQETMAWHQRLYEHQVQRDSQMQQAFQDMAAGRCPQFPPAQCPPAQPVLMSFEEFVAQNVGPLPVSSSPIYSPKACHAFQHSHISRAYVFSTSRE; this is encoded by the exons atgcaggcgtgggagatcgcccatacgcggaaggaccccaagcctggcgagcccaagtactacggcaagaagaccgcagggaggaagaaggcctACTCCGAAGCGTATCTGAAGTTACATCCTGACACACCTGACCCCATTGCGGCGCCTCTGGAAGACATGGCGGTGGTGAGGATGGGGCCCAAGGAGCACGGTCGGGAGGCGGTTCTCGATGCTGTGATCACTCCTAGTATCTCCTACACACAGCTTCGTCGGATCGACCCGAGCCTGAGCCAGCGCACGAGCCAGCCAGTGACCAGTACACAGTCCCTCTTTCAGGAGCAACAATCT GCCTACCTGGAGTACACACGCCAGGAGACCATGGCGTGGCATCAGAGGCTTTATGAACACCAAGTGCAGAGGGATAGCCAGATGCAGCAGGCTTTTCAGGATATGGCGGCCGGCAGGTGTCCTCAGTTCCCTCCAGCACAATGCCCTCCAGCACAACCAGTGCTGATGAGCTTTGAGGAGTTTGTGGCACAGAACGTTGGCCCCTTGCCGGTTAGTTCATCCCCAATCTATTCACCCAAAGCATGTCATGCCTTTCAACACAGTCATATATCCCGTGCATATGTCTTTTCAACATCCAGGGAATAG